A stretch of the Vitis vinifera cultivar Pinot Noir 40024 chromosome 16, ASM3070453v1 genome encodes the following:
- the LOC100855299 gene encoding stilbene synthase 2, which translates to MASVEEIRNAQRAKGPATILAIGTATPDHCVYQSDYADYYFRVTKSEHMTALKKKFNRICDKSMIKKRYIHLTEEMLEEHPNIGAYMAPSLNIRQEIITAEVPKLGKEAALKALKEWGQPKSKITHLVFCTTSGVEMPGADYKLANLLGLEPSVRRVMLYHQGCYAGGTVLRTAKDLAENNAGARVLVVCSEITVVTFRGPSEDALDSLVGQALFGDGSAAVIVGSDPDISIERPLFQLVSAAQTFIPNSAGAIAGNLREVGLTFHLWPNVPTLISENIEKCLTQAFDPLGISDWNSLFWIAHPGGPAILDAVEAKLNLDKKKLEATRHVLSEYGNMSSACVLFILDEMRKKSLKGERATTGEGLDWGVLFGFGPGLTIETVVLHSIPMVTN; encoded by the exons ATGGCTTCAGTCGAGGAAATTAGAAACGCTCAACGTGCCAAGGGTCCGGCCACCATCCTAGCCATTGGCACAGCTACCCCCGACCACTGTGTCTACCAGTCTGATTATGCTGATTACTATTTCAGGGTCACTAAGAGCGAGCACATGACTGCGTTGAAGAAGAAGTTCAATCGCATAT GTGACAAATCCATGATCAAGAAGCGTTACATTCATTTGACCGAAGAAATGCTTGAGGAGCACCCAAACATTGGTGCTTATATGGCTCCATCTCTTAACATACGCCAAGAGATTATCACTGCTGAGGTACCCAAGCTCGGTAAGGAAGCAGCATTGAAGGCTCTTAAAGAGTGGGGTCAGCCTAAATCGAAGATCACCCACCTTGTATTTTGTACCACCTCAGGTGTAGAAATGCCTGGTGCAGATTATAAACTCGCTAATCTCTTAGGCCTCGAACCATCTGTCAGAAGAGTGATGTTGTACCATCAAGGGTGCTATGCAGGTGGAACTGTCCTTCGAACCGCTAAGGATCTTGCAGAGAATAATGCAGGAGCACGAGTTCTTGTGGTGTGCTCTGAGATCACAGTTGTTACATTTCGCGGCCCTTCCGAAGATGCTTTGGACTCTTTAGTTGGCCAAGCCCTTTTTGGTGATGGGTCTGCAGCTGTAATCGTAGGATCAGATCCGGATATCTCAATTGAACGACCACTCTTCCAGCTTGTCTCAGCAGCCCAAACATTTATTCCTAATTCTGCAGGTGCCATTGCAGGAAACTTACGTGAGGTGGGACTCACCTTTCATTTGTGGCCCAATGTGCCCACTTTaatttctgaaaacattgaGAAATGTTTGACTCAGGCTTTTGACCCACTTGGTATTAGCGATTGGAACTCGTTATTTTGGATTGCTCACCCAGGTGGCCCTGCAATTCTTGATGCAGTTGAAGCAAAACTCAATTTAGATAAAAAGAAACTCGAAGCAACGAGGCATGTGCTAAGTGAGTATGGAAACATGTCAAGTGCATGTGTGTTGTTTATTTTGGATGAGATGAGAAAGAAATCCCTTAAGGGGGAGAGGGCCACCACGGGTGAAGGATTGGATTGGGGAGTATTATTCGGTTTTGGACCAGGCTTGACTATTGAAACTGTTGTGTTGCATAGCATTCCTATGGTGACAAATTAA